One window of the Triticum dicoccoides isolate Atlit2015 ecotype Zavitan chromosome 3B, WEW_v2.0, whole genome shotgun sequence genome contains the following:
- the LOC119277920 gene encoding G-type lectin S-receptor-like serine/threonine-protein kinase At2g19130 isoform X2: MATRFSAAVLPLLLGFLLLQGAPSRAADTDTVVIGRPLSGRQRLVSKRGKFALGFFQPESSQNWYLGIWYNQISKHTTVWVANRDAPVSDPASAQLSISSDGNMVLLHGDRAKSPALWSTGVAGIAPSSSTVGVLLDTGNLVLADASNTSVVLWQSFDHFGDTWLPGGRLGRNKRTGEVTRLFAWKGYDDPAPGVFALELDPNGTSQYLLNWNGSMEYWTSGNWTGDGFTGVPELKAYSSSPMSMYKFGYVDGKDESYFFYDVKDEAVVTRFLVDVTGQIKFLTWVESAGAWILFWTQPKAQCDVYALCGAFAACVENELPSCRCLRGFRERRPLAWLQGNHAEGCVRDTALQQCARGGGVQGATREAKNDDGFYAMPNLRLPSDAQGVVAAASAHDCELACLGDCFCTAYSHNGSCWLWHGGLINLQDTSSTATGGNSGTIMVRLAASELTSPGRTKTVIIALVAVAAAVAAVTVAVLVSAFVLRRRRVKAQRRVVEGSLMALTYRDMQSVTNNFSDKLGGGSFGSVFKGSLPDATATLVAVKKLEGVRQGEKQFRAEVSTIGTIQHVNLIRLLGFCSEGTRRLLVYEHMPNGSLDRHLFGSSSSPGHGVLSWETRYQIALGIARGLDYLHDKCRDCIIHCDIKPENILLDDAFAVKVADFGLAKLMGRDISRVLTTMRGTVGYLAPEWITGTAITAKADVFSYGMLLFEVVSGRRNVEQRPDGTVDFFPSTAASRLLDGDVKSTVDRRLDGHADIGEVERACKVACWCVQDEEGARPSMGTVVQALEGLVDVTMPPVPRMLKVLGDPANYVKFFSGLPST, translated from the exons ATGGCGACGCGCTTCTCCGCCGCCGTGCTGCCTTTGCTCCTAGGCTTTCTGCTCCTGCAAGGAGCACCGTCGCGCGCCGCCGATACAGACACCGTCGTCATCGGCCGGCCGCTGTCAGGCCGACAGAGGCTGGTGTCCAAGCGCGGCAAGTTCGCGCTCGGCTTCTTCCAGCCAG AATCCTCGCAGAACTGGTACCTCGGCATTTGGTACAACCAAATCTCCAAGCACACCACGGTGTGGGTCGCCAACCGGGACGCGCCGGTCTCCGACCCAGCTTCCGCGCAGCTCTCTATCTCCAGCGACGGCAACATGGTCCTCCTCCACGGCGACCGTGCCAAGTCCCCGGCACTCTGGTCCACAGGCGTCGCGGGCATCGCACCCAGCAGCTCCACGGTCGGCGTCCTGCTCGACACGGGCAACCTCGTCCTCGCGGACGCGTCCAACACCTCCGTCGTGCTCTGGCAGAGCTTCGACCACTTCGGCGACACGTGGCTGCCCGGCGGCAGGCTCGGCCGAAACAAGCGCACCGGCGAGGTCACGCGCCTCTTCGCGTGGAAGGGCTACGACGACCCGGCGCCGGGCGTGTTCGCGCTCGAGCTCGACCCGAACGGCACGAGCCAGTATCTGCTCAACTGGAACGGCAGCATGGAGTACTGGACCAGCGGCAACTGGACCGGCGACGGGTTCACCGGCGTGCCGGAGTTGAAGGCCTATAGCAGCTCCCCGATGTCCATGTACAAATTCGGCTACGTCGACGGCAAGGACGAGAGCTACTTCTTCTACGACGTCAAGGACGAGGCCGTCGTGACGCGGTTCCTGGTGGACGTGACGGGTCAGATCAAGTTCCTGACGTGGGTGGAGTCTGCCGGCGCGTGGATCCTCTTCTGGACGCAGCCCAAGGCGCAGTGCGACGTCTACGCGCTGTGCGGGGCCTTCGCCGCGTGCGTAGAGAATGAGCTGCCGTCGTGCCGCTGCCTCCGCGGATTCCGGGAGAGGCGCCCGCTGGCATGGCTACAGGGCAACCATGCTGAGGGCTGCGTCCGGGACACCGCGCTGCAGCAGTGCGCGCGCGGCGGCGGCGTCCAGGGCGCTACGCGCGAGGCGAAGAACGACGACGGTTTTTATGCCATGCCCAACTTGAGGCTCCCGAGCGACGCGCAGGGTGTGGTGGCCGCGGCGAGTGCTCACGACTGCGAGCTCGCGTGTCTTGGCGACTGCTTCTGCACCGCGTACTCTCACAACGGCAGCTGCTGGCTATGGCACGGAGGCCTCATCAACCTGCAAGACACGAGCAGCACTGCCACCGGAGGTAACAGTGGCACCATCATGGTCCGGCTGGCTGCGTCTGAGCTCACTAGCCCAGGGCGCACCAAGACAGTGATCATTGCGCTCGTCGCCGTCGCGGCGGCCGTGGCCGCGGTCACCGTTGCCGTTCTCGTGTCAGCCTTCGTTCTGAGGAGGAGAAGGGTGAAGGCGCAAAGAAGAGTCGTGGAAGGTTCCCTGATGGCGTTGACGTACCGCGACATGCAGTCCGTGACCAACAACTTCTCGGACAAGCTCGGCGGCGGCTCCTTCGGGTCGGTGTTCAAAGGGTCACTCCCCGACGCGACCGCGACGCTGGTCGCGGTGAAGAAGCTCGAGGGCGTGCGTCAGGGGGAGAAGCAGTTCCGCGCGGAGGTGAGCACCATCGGCACCATCCAGCACGTCAACCTCATCCGGCTGCTCGGGTTCTGCTCCGAGGGGACAAGGAGGCTGCTCGTCTACGAGCACATGCCCAACGGCTCCCTGGACAGGCACCTCTTCGGGTCCAGCTCCAGCCCCGGCCATGGCGTCCTGAGCTGGGAGACGAGGTACCAGATCGCTCTGGGCATCGCGAGGGGACTGGACTACCTGCACGACAAGTGCAGGGACTGCATCATACACTGCGACATCAAGCCGGAGAACATCCTCCTGGACGACGCGTTCGCCGTCAAGGTGGCGGACTTCGGGCTGGCCAAGCTCATGGGCCGGGACATCAGCCGCGTGCTAACGACGATGAGGGGCACGGTCGGGTACCTCGCGCCCGAGTGGATAACCGGCACGGCCATCACGGCCAAGGCCGACGTGTTCAGCTACGGCATGCTGCTGTTCGAGGTCGTGTCCGGCAGGAGGAACGTGGAGCAGCGGCCGGACGGCACCGTGGACTTCTTCCCGTCGACGGCCGCCAGCCGGCTCCTGGACGGCGACGTGAAGAGCACGGTGGACAGGCGGCTCGACGGCCACGCCGACATTGGCGAGGTGGAGCGGGCGTGCAAGGTGGCATGCTGGTGCGTACAGGACGAGGAGGGCGCGCGGCCGAGCATGGGGACGGTGGTGCAGGCGCTCGAGGGGCTCGTCGATGTCACCATGCCGCCTGTCCCGAGAATGCTCAAAGTGCTCGGGGATCCAGCCAACTATGTCAAGTTCTTTTCAGGGTTGCCGTCCACGTGA
- the LOC119277920 gene encoding G-type lectin S-receptor-like serine/threonine-protein kinase At2g19130 isoform X1, which yields MATRFSAAVLPLLLGFLLLQGAPSRAADTDTVVIGRPLSGRQRLVSKRGKFALGFFQPAESSQNWYLGIWYNQISKHTTVWVANRDAPVSDPASAQLSISSDGNMVLLHGDRAKSPALWSTGVAGIAPSSSTVGVLLDTGNLVLADASNTSVVLWQSFDHFGDTWLPGGRLGRNKRTGEVTRLFAWKGYDDPAPGVFALELDPNGTSQYLLNWNGSMEYWTSGNWTGDGFTGVPELKAYSSSPMSMYKFGYVDGKDESYFFYDVKDEAVVTRFLVDVTGQIKFLTWVESAGAWILFWTQPKAQCDVYALCGAFAACVENELPSCRCLRGFRERRPLAWLQGNHAEGCVRDTALQQCARGGGVQGATREAKNDDGFYAMPNLRLPSDAQGVVAAASAHDCELACLGDCFCTAYSHNGSCWLWHGGLINLQDTSSTATGGNSGTIMVRLAASELTSPGRTKTVIIALVAVAAAVAAVTVAVLVSAFVLRRRRVKAQRRVVEGSLMALTYRDMQSVTNNFSDKLGGGSFGSVFKGSLPDATATLVAVKKLEGVRQGEKQFRAEVSTIGTIQHVNLIRLLGFCSEGTRRLLVYEHMPNGSLDRHLFGSSSSPGHGVLSWETRYQIALGIARGLDYLHDKCRDCIIHCDIKPENILLDDAFAVKVADFGLAKLMGRDISRVLTTMRGTVGYLAPEWITGTAITAKADVFSYGMLLFEVVSGRRNVEQRPDGTVDFFPSTAASRLLDGDVKSTVDRRLDGHADIGEVERACKVACWCVQDEEGARPSMGTVVQALEGLVDVTMPPVPRMLKVLGDPANYVKFFSGLPST from the exons ATGGCGACGCGCTTCTCCGCCGCCGTGCTGCCTTTGCTCCTAGGCTTTCTGCTCCTGCAAGGAGCACCGTCGCGCGCCGCCGATACAGACACCGTCGTCATCGGCCGGCCGCTGTCAGGCCGACAGAGGCTGGTGTCCAAGCGCGGCAAGTTCGCGCTCGGCTTCTTCCAGCCAG CAGAATCCTCGCAGAACTGGTACCTCGGCATTTGGTACAACCAAATCTCCAAGCACACCACGGTGTGGGTCGCCAACCGGGACGCGCCGGTCTCCGACCCAGCTTCCGCGCAGCTCTCTATCTCCAGCGACGGCAACATGGTCCTCCTCCACGGCGACCGTGCCAAGTCCCCGGCACTCTGGTCCACAGGCGTCGCGGGCATCGCACCCAGCAGCTCCACGGTCGGCGTCCTGCTCGACACGGGCAACCTCGTCCTCGCGGACGCGTCCAACACCTCCGTCGTGCTCTGGCAGAGCTTCGACCACTTCGGCGACACGTGGCTGCCCGGCGGCAGGCTCGGCCGAAACAAGCGCACCGGCGAGGTCACGCGCCTCTTCGCGTGGAAGGGCTACGACGACCCGGCGCCGGGCGTGTTCGCGCTCGAGCTCGACCCGAACGGCACGAGCCAGTATCTGCTCAACTGGAACGGCAGCATGGAGTACTGGACCAGCGGCAACTGGACCGGCGACGGGTTCACCGGCGTGCCGGAGTTGAAGGCCTATAGCAGCTCCCCGATGTCCATGTACAAATTCGGCTACGTCGACGGCAAGGACGAGAGCTACTTCTTCTACGACGTCAAGGACGAGGCCGTCGTGACGCGGTTCCTGGTGGACGTGACGGGTCAGATCAAGTTCCTGACGTGGGTGGAGTCTGCCGGCGCGTGGATCCTCTTCTGGACGCAGCCCAAGGCGCAGTGCGACGTCTACGCGCTGTGCGGGGCCTTCGCCGCGTGCGTAGAGAATGAGCTGCCGTCGTGCCGCTGCCTCCGCGGATTCCGGGAGAGGCGCCCGCTGGCATGGCTACAGGGCAACCATGCTGAGGGCTGCGTCCGGGACACCGCGCTGCAGCAGTGCGCGCGCGGCGGCGGCGTCCAGGGCGCTACGCGCGAGGCGAAGAACGACGACGGTTTTTATGCCATGCCCAACTTGAGGCTCCCGAGCGACGCGCAGGGTGTGGTGGCCGCGGCGAGTGCTCACGACTGCGAGCTCGCGTGTCTTGGCGACTGCTTCTGCACCGCGTACTCTCACAACGGCAGCTGCTGGCTATGGCACGGAGGCCTCATCAACCTGCAAGACACGAGCAGCACTGCCACCGGAGGTAACAGTGGCACCATCATGGTCCGGCTGGCTGCGTCTGAGCTCACTAGCCCAGGGCGCACCAAGACAGTGATCATTGCGCTCGTCGCCGTCGCGGCGGCCGTGGCCGCGGTCACCGTTGCCGTTCTCGTGTCAGCCTTCGTTCTGAGGAGGAGAAGGGTGAAGGCGCAAAGAAGAGTCGTGGAAGGTTCCCTGATGGCGTTGACGTACCGCGACATGCAGTCCGTGACCAACAACTTCTCGGACAAGCTCGGCGGCGGCTCCTTCGGGTCGGTGTTCAAAGGGTCACTCCCCGACGCGACCGCGACGCTGGTCGCGGTGAAGAAGCTCGAGGGCGTGCGTCAGGGGGAGAAGCAGTTCCGCGCGGAGGTGAGCACCATCGGCACCATCCAGCACGTCAACCTCATCCGGCTGCTCGGGTTCTGCTCCGAGGGGACAAGGAGGCTGCTCGTCTACGAGCACATGCCCAACGGCTCCCTGGACAGGCACCTCTTCGGGTCCAGCTCCAGCCCCGGCCATGGCGTCCTGAGCTGGGAGACGAGGTACCAGATCGCTCTGGGCATCGCGAGGGGACTGGACTACCTGCACGACAAGTGCAGGGACTGCATCATACACTGCGACATCAAGCCGGAGAACATCCTCCTGGACGACGCGTTCGCCGTCAAGGTGGCGGACTTCGGGCTGGCCAAGCTCATGGGCCGGGACATCAGCCGCGTGCTAACGACGATGAGGGGCACGGTCGGGTACCTCGCGCCCGAGTGGATAACCGGCACGGCCATCACGGCCAAGGCCGACGTGTTCAGCTACGGCATGCTGCTGTTCGAGGTCGTGTCCGGCAGGAGGAACGTGGAGCAGCGGCCGGACGGCACCGTGGACTTCTTCCCGTCGACGGCCGCCAGCCGGCTCCTGGACGGCGACGTGAAGAGCACGGTGGACAGGCGGCTCGACGGCCACGCCGACATTGGCGAGGTGGAGCGGGCGTGCAAGGTGGCATGCTGGTGCGTACAGGACGAGGAGGGCGCGCGGCCGAGCATGGGGACGGTGGTGCAGGCGCTCGAGGGGCTCGTCGATGTCACCATGCCGCCTGTCCCGAGAATGCTCAAAGTGCTCGGGGATCCAGCCAACTATGTCAAGTTCTTTTCAGGGTTGCCGTCCACGTGA